The Anguilla rostrata isolate EN2019 chromosome 2, ASM1855537v3, whole genome shotgun sequence genome contains the following window.
TTGACTCACTTGtcagaacacaaaacacactttcaCTGTACTACTGCCCATCTCAGATGAGACCGAGCCCAGAGAGGTTGGCGGCGCTTCTGGACAGTGTTGATGCATGGCTTCTGCTTTGCATAATAAAGCCTTAACTTGCATCTGTAGATGTAGCGACGAATGGTGTTGACTGACAAAGGTTTACCAAAGTATTCCCGAGCCCATGTCATGATATCCATTACAGACACATGACGACTTTTAAGACAGTGATGTCTGAGGGATCAGAGATTACGCGTATTCAGAAGTGGTTTTTGGCCTTGCCCTTTACGCACTGAGATCTGACCGGATTCCTTGAATCTTTTAATTGTATTGTGCACTATAGAGGGTGAAATGCCCAAAATCCTACCGATATGTCTTTGGGGAACATTGTTCTCAAAGTGCTGGATTATTCGCTGGCGCATCTGTCGGCAAATTGGCAAGCCTCAACCCTTTCTTGCTCATGAAGGACTAGGCCTTTCTTGGAGGCTCCTTATATACTATAACACAATTTCCATCACATCACCGTGATATTTCAACCCGTCAAAACGTGGAAGGTGTTGCACGCAtacatttcataataaatgtatatcttcaaaaaacaattaagttaattcagtaaaacatgaaataccttgggcctcatttataaaaatgttcttagaattatacttgaacttagtgTTAAGATCATTTCTGACGGTGTGCTtacgttcgattcataaaagatactgagcataaaaaaccttgcttacgcaggttctaagaagcccatttgtaacttacgcacCTATGATCTATAAATTTCatattaacttaaaattgacggcacctgaacgtgccttacaatcagcaaTTTCCTCTTATATAATGCTAgtacaaatgagggtttagtcaggaataaccatggaccaaaatagaaaagcaaactttttggaagacgaGATCACAGTGATGGTAGAGGAGATTGAAAACAGGCAACACGTATGATTCGGTGAAGCCAAACAGGTAGCTTCGTAGTGTGTTGCCGCTGCAGTgaacaaattgttcataaagctaatacaaagttcaccacaggcttggacacatatgcgtcccaaactgcaatacccctacatagccagcaggaaaatcacttacgtcaagtctagacttcgcgtagagataagatcatttccacatcaaagtaaggttttataaataactacttatacgtGATTTTCTTTGTAAGTCACGCTTAAGATCAAAATGGATCGTATgtccgttttataaatgaggccccatgtctttatactgtttttgtttgaatacaagtcaaagtacaaatttacaaatttactgctttctgtttttatttgcatttcatttaccgtcccaacttttttggaattggggctAATGAGAACTCATACACTAATCTAAAACACCCTTTTAATACCAACTTTCTGGCCACAGGTTAAATAAGTTACTAGAATAAAACTGCTAACAATAAGATAAGACGGATAAGAACTGAGCTCAAATACCTGAAAGGCCAACCTTCCACTTgctgacaaaagaaaaacaacaaaacaagtgTTTAGCCTCAGGAATATGGGTGGGTTTGCAGTCATGTGAGACAGGTTGAGAGCGGGTGATACAGGTGTGATGTTAATCAGGTGGGAGACACAGGTGTAAACAGTAATagtcattaaaatatttcaccatTATTTTGGTTGCACAGCACACAAAACTGCAAAGACTATTTTAACCAACTTTGCTAGTGTGGCATGTCAGAAAGCCTTCACCTCTCTCCACATTTCTCCGTCCAATCTCCACCAGTTAATGCATCACTGCTCCTTAAGTGCAATCATCCTTGGCAATGCACTGGCCTGCACTGCATTAGAAGCGAAATGTGAGAGtgctgcacagacaggcacGTGACCCATTTTATTTCCAGAAATGGCTGAGATGCCACATGGCAGAAACACTGTCCTACTTTTGATCGACAGAATTCCACCGCATAGTGCTGCAACTGTACAGCAGGCTCTGATACATGGACTATAATCAACTGTATGGGTTCAGTGGAAATAATTATACAGATTGCACTTTGTAGTAAGTTATCACAGGGATCACACACTTCAGTGGTCCATTAGGCCTACACATATCACACTCTTCATATCATGCAGATTCTCAACACTGACAGTTGTGTGTAAGTGAAAATGTTGTGCTCTTCAGCAACTGATATTAGGAATATATAAGtgacaaaatgcacaaaaagcaaaatatttttggccAAATGTTTTGAATGTGCATCTatacaaaatatgcaaataggattataaaaaattaaaataaatctatctaagtgttttttggctggaccgcaacaaaCCAGTcttacaaacgcgaatgtctgagtgatgaaattacaccattggtcggccgagttatgaagttacaccactggtctgccagagaggtccagccatatactaagttttgacctggtcttgtttaagcaggggtgtcaaatccAATCTCACTTGAAAAAGGGCCAATGTGGGTGCAggattttgttttagcccagcactaggACACCTGACTGAACTAGTCATGGtattcaatcaagaccttgataagtagaggtgtcttagtgctgggctaacataaaaacctgcacccaaaTCGGcccttttctgaaaataatggaCACCCCAGCTCTAAAGCCATGCCACAAACATTTCCTCATTCATGCTGTAGTGTAGTGGTAAGTTTAAAAACAATCTTAGATAcaaccaccagagggcagtgtcATATTTAAAGGGTATTGTtaaaagtgaattttttttacctgagaTTTGTAAAATATGCTCAGAATGGTGATAGGCAATGacagaaaaactgcatttaatttcCTGTACATGATTATCTTCACTATCACAGCTGAGCTGTGCCCACTGGTCATGTTTCCCACTTGAgaggtttatttttatacatgatTTACACAAAGTTGTAAAttagacaaaaacaatcctatgTGTTTAACTAACAATCCAATACCTACACCATTTGgtcatgtaggaattacaaaaGAATTAGAATACAGATTTTGGTTCAAAAAGAAGATATGACAACATGGAACACGACACAGGGCAGGAGGcggttttttcttcacaaccaAAATTTTCACTCACGTGATTCCTATGTGggtttgaatgcattttgtacctgccattgtacctttgagcaaggtatttaacctgcactgcttcagtacatatccatctgtataaatggatgcaatgtaaatgcaaagtagaatgttgtgtaagttggtctggataagagtgtctgtaaTGTGTGGCCACTTaactatttctgacacaatgtggcttaagagggtaaataatctctttaaacatgaaaagcacccaaataagaaaaaataacagctaaaattctgggattggaattgtggttggaacaaaaaccagcatacgcaGGGtgccccaggaccaagtttggcAACCATTAGTTTACATCATATACCTGACACAGAGGCATGGAAGTTGTTAATGGATATAAAAACAGAACTGATTCCCaaattctttttcaaaaatgcatcTTCATTATTACACACATTCCTTAGGGGTATCCACCTGTCAAATGATTACTGCATGATTGGCATACAAATATGGGTTTTATTTTCAACACCggtgacactttttttgttgtaaaaatagGAAAGGGTTTTCAATTTCTTAGCTGTCATAAATGTGTTTATCACTACtttacaaacatacaaattaaGCACTGACTGAATCCAGACCAGTGTTCCCATTTATAGTATATACCAGATTCAGGTGAGACACTCACGACATACCTCTACATATTCATGATATAAAAATCACTGTTATTGGTCCatatttaacacccagctcagctttattctcgaacagtttagccagcaaaaccagaaacaccaggtgtaacattttgcaaggcagttgtttcaaaaatatccacacaacaatcattcacgaaaagaCTGTGTACTGTGCACGagacataattgcacgagccacagcgaatcccgcgaattcttctctgcagtgtaaattaatgttcataccgggcaaaaggataaagaacgtttgtggaaattgatcatcactaattctaccccaggtctgctacagcattttaacctggctcggcagtgtaaagacagtttaagttagcctaattttagacaacgaatgagtatgtacataacgttacttttataacaaccatttttaaccatttttccGTAaatagtgttatagttggcgtggcccaggtgccaactcactgacgtcacacaggcaaCATTGGTTGGAttcggttggatctatgggaagtgaggtccaaaaacacacctgcaattaccgcttctcgccattggtaccgccaaagagaacgaaacagaaatcttcgCGATTGTAACTTTAAACTCAGAAAAACTCCAAATATACAGTTTTTATGCAAGCAATCAGGTTCCAGCAagccaagaaaacaaaatttaaccAAGATTATCTGACAAAGACTGAAATGAAGACTAGGTCATCGGAAACATCAGTATCAAAAATATCCTTTGtacataaaaactgtctggaccaaccaaacacatacattaaaactgaaatatatttgaaaaaaaaagttaaccaTCACCGCAATTCTTTATTTCCTAAATGTAACAAATATATGACTAGCAATGTAAGTTACAGACGggtggcaaattaaaaaaaaaacctttttttgagtggagaaacataacgaatgcagatgcttccatacaggtgtactggatgatacaattaagcaattatccagttgacctcaattttagatcaagatggcaagaggaaaagatctaagtgactttgagtTCATTCTTGGGGCACATATGGCAGCAGTtccagtcacaaagactgctcaactggctagtgtttcaataggaaaagtggcatctgcatttagatcaatAGGACAGACATCAGAAATAGGGGAAGACATCTGATGACTATGATGCTTGTGCgatacttaaaaaaacagaagagcaactcttcctcagccaggtgactgagaatgtcaatgcaggacgtgttaacaagaacagtccatcgacaattacatagagagggatattatagtataAGTGTTGCAGGGAATAGATTCCTCATTACAAcgacaaatgcacatttcagagttcagtggtgcaaaaaccacaaGCACTGGTCTACAGATGTCGAAAAAAgttcagatgagtcatccttcgctatattctcgacaagtgagCAACTGCATGTGaggtgtacaccaagagaatggtacagacCTAAATGCTTGACCCCAACAGTAAGGGCATCAGGTGGCTCAATTATTCTGTGGGGGGATATTCCTGGCATAGTTTCAAGTGATCACtgttatcctatgatgaaacatttctatcctgatggtcGTGGTCTCTtacaggatgacaatgcccatCCACAGGGTACGAGGGGTCACCGAATGGTTTAATGAGGATAAAAATGATGTTAATcacatgctatggccttcacagtcaccagatttcaacccaattgaacacttgAAATGAGGGAACATTTTTTGGAAGAATGgcgttccatccctccagtagagttccaaaGACTTGtaaaaaataactgtaaaacAAATTAGGGCAATAGTATAGTCTCTCTGGTGTGAATTTGCTCATGCTGTTTAAAATGTCCCCAGTTACCAAAATTGTCACCACAAATAATGCAGGTGTACACTTTTTCAATTGTGTGAACTCGTTGATGTTCTTTAAAGCTTCCTAACTTATAGAATCTCTGTCCACATTTGGTGCAAATATATGTTTTTCCTCCTTTGTGAATTCTCTGGTGAGTGTGTAAGCTTCCCAAGTGAGTGAAGCTCTTCCCACACTCACTGCAAGAGTACAGTTTCTCACCTGTGTGAAGCAACTGATGCTGTTCTAAGTTCCCTAAACGAAAGAAAACCTTTCCACAGACTGTGCAAGAGTATGACTCATCTGTGTGAGTTAGCTGATGTTGTTTCAAGTTTCCTAAATGACAGAAACTTTTTCCACAATCTGAGCAAGAGTATGGCTCCTCCCCTGTGTGAGTTCTCTGGTGAATTTTTAAGGCTCCTAAGTGACTAAAACTTTTCCCACATACATTGCAGTCATGTCGCTTCCCTCCAGTGTGAATCTGCCGATGTCTTTTTAACGTCCCCAACTCTCTGAAACTCTTACCACACTCAGTACAAGAATGTGGTTTCTCTCCTGTATGTATTTGCTGATGTAGTTTTAAGCTTCCCAAATGACTAAAACTCTTATTGCAGTCAGCACATGAGTACGGTTTCTCTCCAGTGTGCATTCTCTGATGTGTTTTTAAGTGTTCCAATCGACTAAAATTCTTCCCACATTGAGTGCATgagtgctgtctctctcctgtgtgaacAAGCTGATGTCTTTTTAAGTGGCCAAACTGTCTGAAACACATTCCACAGACAGAACAAGAGTGTGGTTTCTCTCCGGTATGAATTTGCTGATGTCGTATTAAACTTCGCAAGTGACTGAAATGCTTACCACACTCAGTACAACAAAGTGGCTTCTCTCCTGAGTGTATGAACTGGTGTTCTTTTAAAGTTCTTAGTTGCCTGAAACTTTTCCCACAGTTGGTACAAGAATATGGGCTGCAGGCATATGacctctctcctctgtgaacCTTCTGTATTTCAGTGACCTTTGAACTCTGTAAAGTCTGCCCACTGCCTTTTTGCACATAAGGTTTCTCATTCAGGTCAATTTCACTGTAAATCCTCAGATTTAACCTCTCACGGAAACTCTTAACCTGCAGACCTGATCTTCTCCCAACAGCACCATTTTCACTCGGATCCTCCTCTGTTTCTATCTCAATCTCAGCAAAATCACAGCTGGATTTTGTATGCAGTGTTTGCACACCCGAGTCTGCAACATTGCTATcacatttttggatttcttgTTGTAGACCAATTTGATCCTGTTCCTGAGGCTCAATTTTTACTTCAGTGTGAATATGTATTTGCTGTTTAACATTAGCTGGTTTatcagtttctgttttcatcttttttccaGTATTTCCAGAGTATCCAGAGCCCACGTCTGCCATGCTGAGCAATtcactgtgttcatttttagCTTTGTCATTTTTACCTTTAAAGTTGATGTTCACCTCAGTGATTCTTTCAGAGGAAGGCAAAGTGTCCTTTTCTGCTGGGCTGAGAGACTCCATCTCACTATGATCCACAAACAGGATGAAGAGACATTCAGACAGAAAACTGTGGCCCCAGCGTTACCCTCTTGAGTACTGGATCACAAAGTGATGTGTTGTGACTCAATGTTTCTCCTTCTCGGTGCATAATGGAACTCCTCTCTGGGACAACACTGCTGCTTAACTAGAGCTCTTTCCCTGCAGCTTCAGAACAAAAGcatacaaaagcaaaaacagagtCATGACATATAGATTCAATATTAAACAATTCAGGAAAAACAACTGAATTCATCAATGCTGATGTTTTAGCATTTATAAGGTTGGACCCATTTTAAATTGTGACTCATTTATTGTTACAATACTCTCCTACAAGCCTGTCCGGTTTAATGAATACGTCTAATAGGCCTCATGGTAATTCAGTAATCTGTCAAATGATGTCCTATGGTCTTTATTTCCACATCAAATAAATATGACTGGCACAGCAAAATGGCccatatatagcctatatgccCTGAGCAGTAAGGTTTCAGATTGGTTATCATCTAGATCCCTGTTACTTCtgggtacatttttgttttgatgattTTAAACCTTAGCTTATTGTTATAAATCTGGTAACAGCTTTCTTGGTGAAACTACATTTTACTTATATCATCTTATCAGAACCTGACTGTCAGTATACAAAGGTAGTAAGTCTAATCAGTTGCAAGCTAACAATATTTAGTACTTAGCATTAATTTGTTACTATTATTAACTCTTTATAatataagatcacaaatatgtgagtAGAGTGTTCTTAATTGAACATACCAATTCTGATGTAGcaatcaccactggtaattgaaagcaattgagttctagaacactgacttagaatgtttTGGGGGAGAAAACACCCATCTCCAAAGGGTTAATGTAGTTAGTTGTTTAACGTTAGTTAGGTCCTGCTGTTTGACATTTAGTATGACCATTATTTGTGTTAGCAAACGTGGCTAGCGCTCAGTAGTTATCAGTACAAGCATTTTCGATGTTGTCATCCAGACTTTATGCTAGTCAACGTTATTAGCTAGGTAAATGGTAAACTAGACCGAAACTGGCGTCATGTATACATATAAGTCTACGTATAATTCTACGTTAAATATAAATCGCGGATAAGCCTGAAAATACAACTCAATAAAAATGAGTTATATAGTATGAGCAACTTACATGAATGATCTTCTGATTCATTTCCCATTTTTCCAGTTGCGAAATTGAAGGGGATATTTTAGGTACATTCATTCAACCAATCCGAAACGGCAAATCTGTTTTCGTTGTGCGTAACCTGCCAGGAAGAGGGTAACCCTCCTGTCTGTCAGATACGTAACCTGGATGATAATTATTTCTAACGCTTCCGGTTAAAATTTTCCAGAATAAAATGCCCAAGGCTGCGTTCGGAATGGCACCCTATATGGATTATAgtcaatctcataaaaaacacgttttcaacgtacaaaaatgccaagttactcacacatacaaagcactgtctataactcattcattcaaactggcaaaatgacgccaagttactgtactacaaacaatataggctatcttgcatcaccaaaattaaacaaattgtattacaaagcaatgctactcaatgtttcctcaattgtttcaattcacttggccctgtgttttttaatcttagcATTTTACAACggcattcaaactttgtgtcacatcaaagtgtcacaTACCTGTAATTGCCTcatgcaacacatttaaattaatgtacaaaactgctggtgaatacctacaggaagcatattcctccagaaaacatgtttatacttgcttgtcaactttattttactaaatgtagaagttcttgtatatttgctacttacaataaatactgcatgtaaaatatatattgtacatacatacatagaataCTTCTTCATCCTCGTGGGGACATTTCCTTctcagcatgttacattcaaatttatgaacacacatttataccaagaaacatacaatcattcacacaatAGAAAGGCTAGGcagctaaatacatacataccaatacaaattggacatattgacgcctattcaatcaatcttgactcttacaaacccatgcacacatacaccgatcagccacaacattaaaaccatcTGCATTTTTCtggtttaatattttattttgcatgtgggtagatagagaacaggacAAGGTAATATAAATgcagaaacgtggcgtttgctgataagaacgttttctacagtagccaagtgaagaaatatagttagtagaaatggcacagtggtcagctggtgtaactttttaagaaaatcaatacatttggCATCACGAAATGCATATTTCTGgccgtgagtgtgtttttgtaaagcaaatataagcgtaagaaaacgttagtgtaaaatatgaaaatatctgcctgagggcgaggcgagATTCAATCCTTCGACCTGGTGTTCCAGTCCGTAACTTTGGCAGTGCACCACCATGCCATAACTAGTCAATGCGTGAAATTTCGATtgttgagaagtaatagacaattattggTGAGCAAAAAAAGCACGGTTAAGAAACCTGCTTGAGGCTGGGCTTGAACCGGCGATTTCATAATCCATAGACTGTGACATTTACCACTAAGCCACGAACGGACTAGCTGTTGAAACTAGGAAATTTCTTGGGTGATAATAGAAGAGCTGCTTTTggatccatatggctttgcaacaTTTTAGCCGGTTAACTGAACGTGTAGATGGTACGTcaaaatgcagtgtatacgttcggtgaacgccgggtagatgtggtgcaaaagcaataattgagaagaaatagacaattattagtgagtaAAAAAGCAGGTTTAAGAAACTTGTTCCAGGCAGGGCTTGAACCTGAGAACCTATGCTCTATAGACTGTGACATTAACCATTCACGCAATGAACGGGCTAACTGTTGAGACTGGAAATGTTTTAGAGTAAAAAGATATGgatattttgcgtgtgtatgcgagatTTTGATTGGTTCCTGTAGGTGAAGGactggctggtgtcggtaaaatgtccaatggggaaacattttgtttgtgggataggcagcaggaagaagaaaaagtaaaaggagaaaacacaaaatccccttagtaaggggattgtgtggacatgtgaagttgtttatgaattctgtctgttgaaatggggtgagaatgtacagaatttaatgtttttaagggctgagtgtctgtggctgtagtggttatttctgtggggaaccctgaaaagtgccaaactctcggtgctgtacaGGTATGAGGCATGCAGCcctgccaaggcataacttggcgggacggcatacctgccatcccaatacagTTCAGTGATTATAGTGCACTATTtagagcaggggtcctcaacCTTTTGTAGACCAACGCCCCTTGAAGTCCCATaccgcatcccccccccccgacaaaaATTGAATGCTCAGCCCCAAATGTAggttattatttgttgatgttcgTGATATTATGTTATTTCATCTTTTAATCAAACAAACCTACCTatgctgtttaattttcagaCAAGAACTACATTTTAGCTATATGTCATATACCAGAGGGCAGAGCAAATGACTTCTGTCTTGTCTAATCTTTCGCATTCAGTGCCTTGCATTTGCTGGCTGTGGTCTCATGTGCTTCTGGTTACTCGTTGTAATCGTTGTTTTATTATAGTTTATTAAATAACTCTTCCTTGTTTATCCTGGTTCCTaccttttgtttctctgttcacCTCAGTAGCCTACATCTCGAAACAATTTGGcatgctctttttattttggggaatatgctgtgtttttcatgGATTAAACAAACCTAGGCATAGGCGATTGtacaggaaaaaatgttttggccaCAATAGCGGCAGCCTATAGCCCAGCAATTATTTTCCTCATAAATATGCCTATTAATTAGCCTACCGCTACAGACaatgacacagaaaaatgataTAGACCTGTCAAACATGTTTCGCAACGGAAAGAGCAACAGTAAGAGGAtggctgaaatattaatgtgagCCCTGTGCTTGGTGGTTTCCCGCCAGTTTTTCACCGCTTGTTGGAGAGAGGTGAGCTTCAGCCGTAATGCGCCTGAGGTGATCAAATTCAGACGGCTGCGGTACTTGCGGTACTGCTGAACGTTTTGTCAATGTTCCAACCagg
Protein-coding sequences here:
- the LOC135247630 gene encoding zinc finger protein OZF-like, whose amino-acid sequence is MESLSPAEKDTLPSSERITEVNINFKGKNDKAKNEHSELLSMADVGSGYSGNTGKKMKTETDKPANVKQQIHIHTEVKIEPQEQDQIGLQQEIQKCDSNVADSGVQTLHTKSSCDFAEIEIETEEDPSENGAVGRRSGLQVKSFRERLNLRIYSEIDLNEKPYVQKGSGQTLQSSKVTEIQKVHRGERSYACSPYSCTNCGKSFRQLRTLKEHQFIHSGEKPLCCTECGKHFSHLRSLIRHQQIHTGEKPHSCSVCGMCFRQFGHLKRHQLVHTGERQHSCTQCGKNFSRLEHLKTHQRMHTGEKPYSCADCNKSFSHLGSLKLHQQIHTGEKPHSCTECGKSFRELGTLKRHRQIHTGGKRHDCNVCGKSFSHLGALKIHQRTHTGEEPYSCSDCGKSFCHLGNLKQHQLTHTDESYSCTVCGKVFFRLGNLEQHQLLHTGEKLYSCSECGKSFTHLGSLHTHQRIHKGGKTYICTKCGQRFYKLGSFKEHQRVHTIEKVYTCIICGDNFGNWGHFKQHEQIHTRETILLP